Proteins from one Faecalibacterium sp. I3-3-33 genomic window:
- a CDS encoding helix-turn-helix domain-containing protein — translation MTIISERLQHLRLTHGYTQTELARTMGVTRRAVYAWEHDKCPEIPRLIQLAQFYQVSTDYLLGLTE, via the coding sequence ATGACCATTATATCAGAACGTTTGCAGCACCTGCGCCTGACGCACGGCTATACCCAGACCGAGCTTGCCCGAACCATGGGTGTGACCCGCCGGGCAGTCTACGCATGGGAGCACGATAAATGCCCCGAGATCCCCCGCCTGATCCAGCTCGCCCAATTCTATCAGGTGTCGACCGATTATCTGTTAGGGCTGACCGAGTAA
- a CDS encoding helix-turn-helix domain-containing protein, which produces MAVTYKKLFHILIDRGITNAELMERAGFSANIITRIKHDHYISLDSIEKICKTLNCGVDDILEFTDEEK; this is translated from the coding sequence ATGGCTGTAACCTACAAAAAATTATTTCACATATTGATAGACCGCGGTATAACTAACGCCGAGTTAATGGAGAGGGCTGGCTTTAGCGCAAATATTATTACCCGTATCAAGCACGATCATTATATATCTCTCGATAGTATTGAGAAAATTTGTAAAACTCTAAATTGTGGAGTTGATGATATTTTAGAATTTACAGATGAGGAGAAATAA
- a CDS encoding sugar transferase has protein sequence MSKIQHDVMLRVVKILNVLMIELPFAACWFLYYSHQTYANLAWEGHFAILGLFFILYIVLGKIYDAFWMSMQRVSELVYGQILGAMATDGILYIVICLMSAKICNLLPGIAAIVGQLVMAAIWASCAHKWYYKTFPPQKTAVVYDVRHGMEKLINEYGLSQKYDVQVTLSVSECLADLSILDGMETVFVSGVHSHERNIILKHCVGKGINMFVIPRVGDVIMSGAWPMHMFHLPMLRVGRYMASPEFLFIKRAMDIVISLLALIILSPLFLITAIAVKSDGGPAFYKQVRLTKDGKQFEILKFRSMRVDAEKDGVARLSTGDKDDRITKVGHIIRACRLDELPQLLNILKGDLSVVGPRPERPEIAAQYCEEMPEFALRLQAKAGLTGYAQVYGKYNTTPYDKLQMDLMYIAHPSLIEDLKIMLATVKILFMPESTEGVSEGQTTAMSGKK, from the coding sequence ATGTCAAAGATTCAGCATGATGTGATGTTGAGGGTCGTGAAGATCCTGAATGTTCTGATGATCGAGCTGCCGTTTGCGGCTTGCTGGTTCCTGTACTACTCGCACCAGACCTATGCAAATCTGGCATGGGAGGGGCATTTTGCGATTTTAGGCCTGTTTTTTATCCTGTACATTGTACTCGGTAAAATCTACGATGCGTTCTGGATGTCGATGCAGCGGGTCTCAGAGCTTGTGTACGGCCAGATCCTTGGCGCTATGGCAACCGATGGTATTTTGTACATTGTGATCTGCCTGATGTCCGCAAAGATTTGCAACCTGTTGCCGGGTATCGCAGCAATTGTGGGACAGCTGGTGATGGCTGCGATCTGGGCATCCTGCGCACATAAATGGTACTACAAGACCTTCCCACCGCAGAAGACCGCTGTGGTCTACGATGTGCGTCATGGTATGGAAAAGCTCATCAACGAGTACGGTCTGAGCCAGAAATACGATGTGCAGGTCACCCTGAGCGTGTCGGAGTGCTTGGCAGACCTGAGCATTCTGGACGGCATGGAGACTGTTTTTGTCAGTGGTGTTCACAGCCACGAACGAAATATTATCCTGAAGCACTGCGTAGGGAAGGGCATCAATATGTTCGTCATTCCCCGCGTTGGCGACGTTATTATGAGTGGCGCTTGGCCGATGCATATGTTCCATCTGCCGATGCTGCGTGTCGGTCGCTACATGGCAAGCCCAGAGTTCTTGTTCATCAAGCGCGCGATGGACATTGTGATCTCACTGCTGGCACTGATCATCTTGAGCCCGCTGTTCCTGATCACAGCCATTGCAGTCAAATCCGATGGTGGTCCCGCCTTCTATAAGCAGGTGCGTCTGACCAAGGATGGCAAGCAGTTCGAAATCTTAAAGTTCCGCTCCATGCGCGTGGATGCAGAAAAGGATGGCGTGGCACGTCTTTCCACCGGCGACAAGGATGACCGTATTACAAAGGTCGGTCATATCATTCGCGCTTGCCGTCTGGACGAACTGCCTCAGTTGCTGAACATCCTGAAGGGTGATTTGTCTGTTGTGGGCCCTCGTCCGGAGCGCCCGGAGATCGCCGCACAGTACTGCGAGGAGATGCCGGAGTTTGCGCTGCGCCTGCAGGCTAAGGCTGGTCTGACCGGCTATGCACAGGTGTACGGCAAGTATAACACCACCCCCTACGATAAGCTGCAGATGGATTTGATGTATATTGCGCATCCCAGTCTGATTGAGGATTTGAAAATCATGCTGGCGACTGTGAAGATCCTGTTTATGCCTGAAAGCACCGAGGGCGTTTCCGAGGGGCAGACCACTGCCATGAGTGGCAAAAAATAA
- a CDS encoding SprT-like domain-containing protein produces MFRELNKHYFAGNLPEPIISLKKTPSAYGHITCSKVWQAGGENKYEINISSATLDRPIEETASTLLHEMVHEYCMETGIKDTSNNGVYHNRRFKEQAEAHGLTVDHHEKYGWTITSPSEELLDFIIFQGWQDIQMGERLAWSDMAGTGAGSKAPGSSQTGAPKPPKAKSSTRRWVCPKCGTIIRSTKEVRVICADCMELFVKAD; encoded by the coding sequence ATGTTCCGCGAGCTCAACAAGCACTACTTTGCAGGCAATCTGCCCGAGCCCATCATCAGCCTGAAAAAGACCCCGTCTGCATACGGTCATATCACCTGTTCCAAGGTCTGGCAGGCAGGCGGCGAGAACAAGTACGAGATCAATATTTCGTCGGCTACCCTTGACCGCCCCATCGAGGAGACCGCTTCCACCCTGCTGCACGAGATGGTGCACGAGTACTGCATGGAGACTGGGATCAAGGACACCAGCAACAACGGGGTCTACCATAACCGGCGCTTTAAGGAGCAGGCAGAGGCACACGGCTTGACCGTCGACCACCACGAAAAGTACGGCTGGACCATCACAAGTCCGTCCGAAGAGCTGCTGGACTTCATCATCTTCCAAGGCTGGCAGGATATTCAGATGGGCGAGCGGCTGGCGTGGTCGGATATGGCAGGCACCGGAGCAGGCAGCAAAGCACCCGGCAGCAGCCAAACCGGAGCGCCGAAGCCTCCCAAGGCAAAGAGCAGCACCCGGCGGTGGGTATGCCCCAAGTGCGGTACCATCATCCGGAGCACCAAGGAAGTGCGGGTCATCTGTGCAGACTGCATGGAGCTGTTCGTGAAGGCCGACTAA
- a CDS encoding N-6 DNA methylase — MASKATVQSVEPNIADLVNGWLKSYKVDYKLEQESLNTEIDQALNDYFSKSGGKGGNRPDTKLLLLANDGKYYPILIEYKGYKDKLVKLDAEGNVANRNAKNQPDFSTINSYAVNGAVHYANAILHYTSYTDVIAIGVTGYKEISGKLNHLIGVYYVSKNNFGVGQKVDEYTDLSFLKKEYFSAFIEKVKQLSLSQDEIEKLKERREQEITASLVKLNNDIFKSEKGLSENDRVYLVVASIMATLGDVENNVYPLTKADLKSSNERNNTDGDIMVRKIESFLDAKKLPKDKKNLIVRTLQNTLTTDNINKADDGESQLKRVFIKIVDDLGVYYKIGLNTDFTGKLFNEMYSWLGFTQDQLNDVVLTPPYVATLLCRLARVNKDSFVWDFATGSAGLLVAAINEMLADAKKKIKSPEELAHKSAEIKANQLLGLEILSNVYMLAVLNMIMMGDGSSNILNKDSLKFDGHYGFGKTDEKFPADAFILNPPYSAEGNGMIFVEKALSMMNKGYAAIIIQNSAGSGKAAEYNKRILEHSTLLASIKIPIDLFIGKSSVLTNIYVFRVGEAHQKDDVVKFIDFSNDGYTRSDRKKASRNLFDTDRAKERYQEVVDLVRFGKTKLNILTEKEYYEGHIDPEKGNDWNQTAPIDTRPTLDDFKKTISDYLAWEVSTLLKNQPMEDDRLGK, encoded by the coding sequence ATGGCATCAAAAGCTACTGTTCAGTCGGTAGAGCCGAATATTGCTGATTTAGTGAATGGCTGGCTCAAATCATATAAAGTGGATTATAAATTGGAGCAGGAATCCTTAAACACTGAAATCGACCAAGCCTTAAATGATTATTTTTCCAAGAGTGGCGGAAAGGGCGGCAATCGACCTGATACAAAACTACTGTTACTGGCCAATGATGGAAAATACTATCCAATTTTGATTGAGTATAAGGGATACAAAGATAAGCTTGTCAAACTGGACGCCGAAGGAAATGTTGCTAACAGAAATGCAAAGAACCAGCCGGATTTTTCCACTATCAATTCCTATGCAGTAAATGGTGCGGTTCACTATGCTAATGCAATTCTGCACTACACGAGTTATACCGATGTTATTGCCATCGGCGTCACCGGCTACAAGGAAATCAGTGGAAAGCTCAACCATCTGATTGGTGTGTACTACGTTTCCAAGAACAACTTTGGCGTTGGGCAAAAGGTTGATGAATACACCGATCTCTCCTTCTTGAAGAAAGAGTACTTTTCTGCATTTATCGAAAAGGTCAAACAATTATCGCTTTCTCAGGACGAAATTGAAAAGCTAAAAGAACGTAGAGAGCAGGAAATTACTGCAAGCCTTGTCAAGCTGAATAACGATATCTTCAAGAGTGAAAAAGGTCTGAGTGAAAACGACCGTGTCTATCTTGTTGTTGCTTCTATTATGGCTACCCTTGGTGATGTGGAGAACAACGTATATCCGCTTACCAAAGCTGATTTGAAGTCGTCCAACGAAAGAAACAATACGGACGGCGATATTATGGTTCGCAAGATCGAGTCCTTTCTCGATGCCAAAAAGCTTCCCAAGGACAAGAAAAACCTGATTGTGCGAACTTTGCAAAACACACTTACTACTGACAATATTAACAAAGCGGACGATGGCGAAAGTCAGTTAAAACGAGTATTCATCAAGATTGTTGATGACCTTGGTGTTTACTATAAAATCGGCTTGAATACGGATTTCACCGGAAAGCTATTTAATGAAATGTATTCATGGCTTGGGTTCACGCAGGATCAGCTCAATGATGTGGTTTTAACACCGCCCTATGTTGCGACGCTTCTGTGCCGTCTTGCAAGAGTGAATAAAGACTCCTTTGTGTGGGACTTTGCCACTGGTTCGGCTGGTCTGCTGGTAGCCGCCATAAATGAAATGTTGGCTGATGCCAAAAAGAAGATCAAGTCACCCGAAGAGCTGGCACACAAATCAGCAGAAATCAAAGCAAACCAGTTGTTAGGCCTGGAGATCCTGTCCAATGTTTATATGCTTGCTGTGCTCAATATGATCATGATGGGTGACGGCAGCTCTAACATTTTGAACAAGGACTCTTTGAAGTTTGATGGTCATTATGGCTTTGGCAAAACAGACGAAAAGTTCCCTGCGGATGCGTTCATTTTGAACCCGCCCTACTCTGCAGAGGGCAACGGAATGATCTTTGTTGAAAAAGCTCTTTCCATGATGAATAAGGGCTATGCAGCTATTATCATTCAAAACTCGGCTGGCTCTGGCAAAGCAGCAGAGTACAACAAACGAATTCTGGAGCACAGCACACTTCTTGCAAGCATCAAAATACCGATAGACTTGTTTATCGGAAAATCAAGCGTGTTGACCAACATATACGTTTTCCGCGTTGGTGAAGCCCATCAAAAGGATGATGTAGTTAAATTTATCGACTTCTCCAACGATGGTTACACCCGTTCTGACCGCAAAAAAGCAAGCAGAAATCTGTTTGATACCGATCGGGCGAAAGAGCGCTATCAGGAAGTTGTAGATTTGGTTCGTTTTGGAAAAACGAAGCTTAATATTCTTACAGAAAAAGAATACTACGAAGGGCATATCGACCCAGAAAAAGGCAACGACTGGAATCAGACAGCTCCAATCGATACAAGACCTACACTGGATGATTTCAAAAAGACGATCAGCGATTATCTTGCATGGGAAGTATCAACGCTTCTGAAAAATCAGCCGATGGAGGATGACCGCCTGGGAAAATAG
- a CDS encoding DEAD/DEAH box helicase, producing the protein MREGVNKVALRLFEHNEKAYHAAVRMMDQYGKAAIVHPTGTGKSYIAFKLIEENPDKVVIWLSLSEYIFKTQLESLKRNDPDFPLANVHFYTYAKLMCCTQAQLDEIAAQKPAYLILDEFHRAGAECWGESTLALLKLCPDAKLLGLTATNIRYLDNNRDMAEELFDGHIASDMNLGEAVVRGILPAPKYVTTVYQYQKALAKYQARVDNLRAPGIQDVNQKYLDALRRALEQADGLDRVFAHHITNKTGKYIVFCANKEHMDEMVSHVPEWFAGVNPDVVVYQAYSDDPNTDKAFADFKTDTSNRLKLLFCIDMLNEGVHVEGISGVILFRPTISPIIYKQQIGRALTAGDTAAPLILDVVNNFEGLTSISGLQSEMQEAVHRLYANGEGDKIVTERFEVIEQVHDCRVLFEQLQASLSSGWEHYFSEASIYYAEHGNLNIPAEYVSPGGYNLGNWVKRQRYTRHNPEKSCAVLTEERISKLDEIGMRWEKADSRPRRLELAQGPHRESEKLNVSANHKTGEDIGLCS; encoded by the coding sequence ATGCGGGAAGGGGTGAACAAGGTGGCATTGCGTCTGTTTGAGCACAACGAGAAAGCATATCATGCGGCAGTCCGGATGATGGACCAGTATGGCAAGGCTGCCATTGTTCATCCGACCGGCACCGGAAAGAGCTATATTGCGTTCAAACTGATCGAGGAAAACCCGGACAAGGTCGTGATTTGGCTTTCTCTCAGTGAATATATCTTCAAGACCCAGCTGGAAAGCCTGAAAAGGAACGACCCGGATTTTCCGTTGGCAAACGTTCACTTTTATACCTACGCCAAACTGATGTGCTGCACGCAGGCGCAGCTGGACGAAATAGCAGCGCAGAAGCCTGCCTATCTTATACTCGATGAATTCCACCGTGCCGGCGCGGAATGCTGGGGCGAAAGCACGCTGGCTTTATTAAAGTTATGCCCGGACGCAAAATTACTTGGGCTGACGGCAACAAACATCCGCTATCTGGATAATAACCGCGACATGGCCGAAGAACTTTTCGATGGACATATTGCAAGCGACATGAACCTTGGCGAAGCAGTCGTCAGGGGTATTTTGCCTGCCCCGAAATATGTGACCACGGTTTATCAGTATCAGAAAGCACTTGCGAAGTATCAGGCGCGGGTGGATAACCTGCGAGCACCGGGCATTCAGGATGTGAACCAGAAATATCTGGACGCGCTGCGCCGCGCTTTGGAACAAGCGGATGGTCTGGATAGGGTCTTTGCACATCATATCACGAATAAGACTGGCAAGTACATTGTGTTCTGCGCCAACAAGGAGCACATGGACGAGATGGTGTCCCATGTGCCGGAGTGGTTCGCTGGGGTCAACCCGGACGTTGTGGTGTATCAGGCCTATTCAGATGACCCGAACACGGACAAAGCCTTTGCGGACTTCAAGACAGACACCAGCAACCGGCTGAAGCTGCTGTTCTGCATCGATATGCTCAACGAGGGTGTCCATGTGGAAGGCATTTCGGGCGTCATCCTGTTCCGACCTACCATCTCGCCCATCATCTACAAGCAGCAGATTGGCCGCGCCCTGACCGCCGGGGACACCGCAGCCCCGTTGATTCTCGATGTGGTCAACAACTTTGAGGGTTTGACCAGCATTTCCGGTCTGCAAAGCGAGATGCAGGAGGCCGTTCATCGGCTCTATGCCAACGGTGAGGGCGACAAGATTGTCACCGAGCGGTTCGAGGTCATCGAGCAGGTGCACGACTGCCGGGTGCTGTTCGAGCAGCTGCAGGCGAGCCTTTCTTCCGGCTGGGAGCACTATTTCTCTGAGGCCAGCATCTACTATGCGGAACACGGCAACCTGAATATCCCGGCAGAATATGTGTCACCGGGCGGTTACAACCTTGGAAATTGGGTCAAGCGGCAGCGGTATACTCGTCATAATCCTGAAAAAAGCTGCGCTGTCCTGACAGAGGAGCGTATCTCAAAGCTGGATGAGATTGGGATGCGGTGGGAGAAAGCGGATTCGAGACCGCGCCGGTTGGAGTTGGCACAAGGACCTCATAGGGAAAGCGAAAAACTGAATGTTTCAGCTAACCACAAAACGGGGGAAGATATCGGTTTGTGTAGTTGA
- a CDS encoding restriction endonuclease subunit S, whose translation MEASLNEKLQAVKWGEYKLGDLFDVDSYTKRFDANKVVIKEKGEYPYIVRTSINNGQKGYIDEDHQYLNKGNTIAFGQDTATMFYQEKPYFTGDKIKVLKPKLGRFNKNNAQFFLVAMRKPFELFSWGTSSYNVEIIKKQRIVLPVKDDKIDFDFMESFVAELEAQRVAELSAYLTVSGYDNYELSVEELDALRNFSDQNDNDWGTYTIGNLFEKVKTKKLPYKAKELPKQPTDDYILPCLTSSFQNQGLNYYAPKSGATILSNVISIPSNSDVYRAYYQTRDFTVLSDAYAIRWKAKEIELSPNQYLFMVMCINKVTDLPIYSYKNKLGGWNVVKNKNIRLPEKDGKIDFALMEAFISAIKKLTIKEVVLYSDRKIAATKEAVSKTE comes from the coding sequence ATAGAAGCCTCACTTAACGAAAAGCTGCAAGCGGTTAAGTGGGGCGAATATAAGCTTGGCGATTTATTTGATGTAGACTCTTATACGAAGAGATTTGATGCAAACAAGGTAGTTATAAAAGAAAAAGGCGAATATCCGTATATAGTCCGAACAAGCATAAACAACGGGCAGAAAGGATACATTGATGAAGATCATCAATACTTAAACAAAGGTAACACTATTGCATTCGGTCAGGATACTGCTACAATGTTCTACCAAGAAAAGCCCTATTTTACAGGAGATAAAATCAAAGTATTAAAACCTAAGCTTGGTAGGTTCAATAAAAACAACGCTCAATTCTTCCTCGTTGCCATGAGAAAACCGTTTGAGCTGTTTTCTTGGGGAACTTCAAGTTACAATGTTGAGATAATCAAAAAACAAAGAATCGTTTTGCCTGTCAAGGATGACAAAATCGACTTTGATTTTATGGAGTCGTTCGTCGCTGAGCTGGAAGCTCAGCGGGTCGCTGAGCTATCCGCTTACTTGACAGTAAGCGGATACGACAATTACGAATTGTCGGTTGAAGAGCTTGACGCTCTTCGAAACTTCAGTGATCAAAACGATAATGATTGGGGTACATATACGATAGGAAATCTGTTTGAAAAAGTTAAAACCAAGAAGCTGCCTTACAAAGCCAAGGAATTGCCTAAGCAGCCCACGGATGATTATATTCTGCCCTGTCTGACTTCAAGCTTCCAAAATCAGGGCTTGAACTATTATGCACCCAAATCCGGGGCAACTATATTGAGCAATGTGATTTCTATTCCTTCCAACAGCGATGTCTACAGAGCATATTATCAGACAAGAGATTTTACCGTTTTGTCCGATGCTTATGCGATTCGGTGGAAGGCCAAAGAAATTGAACTTTCCCCAAATCAATACCTGTTCATGGTCATGTGCATTAACAAGGTAACCGACCTGCCTATTTATTCTTATAAGAACAAGCTCGGTGGTTGGAATGTTGTAAAGAACAAGAATATCCGATTGCCCGAAAAGGATGGAAAAATTGATTTTGCACTTATGGAGGCTTTTATATCTGCTATCAAAAAGCTGACTATCAAGGAAGTTGTTCTTTACAGTGACCGAAAAATTGCAGCAACCAAAGAAGCAGTTTCAAAAACTGAATAA